The genome window CTCATCGTTAATAAATGTGGTGAGAATATTCTTGAGATAATATATTTAAAGAATATGCAACAACTTTTTTTCGATATCGGCGGCCTTCACAGCTATATATAACCCATTAAATCGCTCAATGCTGGTACTTATGGTGCATGTTTCATTGGGGCTGGTCGTTCTATTATATTCAGATTCAGGCTGAGACCATGTTggatgagacgatcattccatttttgaacaagttgctcgagatcagctttgttatgagaaaaaaaaacatcgtctgcatagaacagtatatagggcgctggacgcgtGACACTGTCCATAACAGGAACAAAGAGGAAAGgcgagagagcgcttccttgaaaAACGTCAACAAAGACACTAAGTGGTTTTGGTATATCCGCCACACATCGAGCTTTATTCTGCGATTCATAGTAATCCACTGCAGAGTATGCCAGATGAGttagtgtggcacacggtcaaatgtctTCTCTAGATCTAAAAATACAATGTTAAGAGGGCGATAGTTCTTGTGGCGTTTCTCCaggagtaaccacgcagcgtctATTGAgttagtagttccacagttcttgacaaagccGGATTCACGGATTTTTGAACGATATTgtaaatacggttgtcaagaatgcgatggttttctttgcttcctagttagcattattgtaaatttgtcaatttgtCGAGAAACTTACAGTGGACGCGTTTCCTTTCATGGACTTTCATTTGAACATCCTCATTGCAAAGCCAACTATCTCGGTTAATGAACCgcctacctggcttggtgaaccCGAGAGTTGCATAATCCGATTTGCGgatcgtgtttttaacttggttccacaattcttcgaTATCCGTTAGGATTAATAATCGCGTAAATgggataatttcttttcttttctcacgaaatcgccaccatttaatacacGATGGTGGTGGCTTCATTCACAAAAcaacaatcaacggccgatgttgaagtgcaatggtcaccaccctcattgcgtgctcgAGATCGTTTTCTCCTATGGCACCTATTGTAGTCTGCCTTTCCACTTACATGACCATTACAATCACACGCAATGACGATCTAGTCATTGGTAGGCACATTACAGATCTCTATGTCAAGTAGTTGCCCGAAGGCATCATGTTCGAcaccaggtcgacctgtctctgATGCTGCGTGTGCGGTGAAGATGTGAATAGaacaatcagctgatataatggtgagctttacTAGCCcgtcatcaaatcgctcgacttctttaacgAGACTACGGAAActttctgagatggtaatgcctACATCATATTGAGTGGCGGGGCTACCAAAGTAGTGAAGCATTTAGCTATTTTTGCCTCATTCGCGCTCTATACCGCAGCTTTTAGTACCATACCATCGAGTTTCCTGTAAAGCGCAAATGTCAATTCGTCTTTTCCGAATGGCTTTTACCAGCTCCAGGAACGGGACCAGTTCTGTTGGCTGAGGTATTCAACACGATcgcttttgtttttaacgacatcaaTGTTGTCTTATCGCAAATTATCCGCAAGTTTTCTTAGCTCAAAGGTTAACCCAGTAAGCTGATTCGTAAAGCACAAACGGCACTGCCCATGATTTAATGACGATTTCATATTATGgcatgattatgattacagTGATTATGATTGAACGATTACATGATTACAATCGATTATCGATACATGATTACAATCGTAATCATGGCATCATGTTAATTATGATTACAATCGGATTAATGGCATCATAATCATGATTACatgtaactccaactatacttcatttatctctttccctgatctacAACCCTTCTTCTTATCATTCTGATTTTCTATACAACAATAAACGTTTGAGGAAGATCCTTTTCGGCTGCTTTCCTTTACTTATAAATTCATTTCCCATTCGAACTGATATcacttcataataataataatcattggcgcaacaatccatattggatcacggGCCttaaagtgcgttagagcactttattcaagaccgtaacggtacactacagtatactgtaggaggcgatgtggtcaCCATTTAGCTTGCCTGAGATTATTaatctgatttgattcaggtactcattcatagctgggtcgactggtgtCTGACATCCagatcacgataacaaatccctctaccactagtgagatttgagcaGTGACCTTCCGCTAAGATAGTCCAGCTTAGCATTAATTCGAATGTTGCAATCCTTCATCTGACATAAGCTCTTAGAATGCAAAGGATGGCAATGGCCCAGCATTTGCATTtcggaatttaaacaaaaatttcattATTACTATACATACATAGATGTTATTATTGTCGTATATCTGCGACTGCTTTAGCTTTGATAGCATattttaaaatgtttctttaTCAGCACATAGCATAATTCCTGTTATGAGAAGAGAAGTATCATTGAATGCTAGGTAGCCTTGAAACATTTGCCATCGAATTCGTTAAAAACTATCATGAAAATACCAGAATAAATAGGATAAGGGAAACCCCAATATAATTAAGAGTTCAAACCGTTCCGTATAGCCATCTACTAATGTGTTACTACCTTGTATTACATGTTAACAATTTCATATGGATCTAAAGAGTTTTTAAAGTAACTAGTTGATTTTTTTGTTGCTCAGCAGATTCCTTCTTGACAAAATTTGAACTTACCTTAATTAGCGATGTTAAACTACTAGTAGGCGTTGCCGATTCTGGTGAATTCGTTACTCCTGAGTTCACTGAAATTTGATCACTAGAATTTGCAATTCCATTTTTATTTTCCGAATACTCCTCACTGGTGGGTTCCTGAATGAAAATATTACGATTAGTCCTTGGGTGTGCTCTCACTCTTCAAATGACATTTCTTACTTGTTTTATAGGAATCAAACTGATTGACGGTGTTATGTGTCCTTCGGAATGATTTGGTCGTGGACTTTGTACTAAAGAAGCTAAGGTATGTGAGCTAGATGGAATATTTGAGTTTGAATCGGCCGATTGAGGTGATGATGGTGAGCCTCCACATGGACCATTTGATGGTTGCACTTCAAGCGTCGAATTGGGCACTTTTGAAGTTCCCGTGTCACCCTATGGTAATACCAAATGTTTCGTTATTTGCCACAAATATACAATTGAAAAGAAACGTGAAAGTCGAATGTCAGAGCGCACAATTGGTTTTACCTCAAAATAACAAAAAGTCAATTCACTCGATTATGGAGATTGATCTATACCCCTAAAATATACATCAAATCCAAGTGCATAGTTATGACCTGTTTGACGTATTCTATACGCTACATTTAATTAGATAGTATCACAAGATTCCTTGTCTTTCGTATTTGTTcctaaaataaaatcattttcccTCCATTAATTTTCTTCTCAAGCCTAATTTAACTATGTACCATCCTCTAACGTTTCCACAACTTCCTTTCACAATTCTTATGTAGCACTTCATCATAAACTACTTACATGAAATGAATCAGCATTTTCTgccattgaaatttctacatGTGGTGTAAGAAAATGCATTGGTGGTGTTGCATTGTCAGCAGATCTTAAGGAATCTCCACTATCACTATAACTAGGTGCAGGCGCAACTGTTGTACTTAATGAAGGCAAATAGTGTGCAGCATTCTGTGGCTCTAAGGCTAATAGTAAGGAGGACGGGCCACCCGGTCCGGGATTATCTAAATCGATACcgtgcctgtggaaaaaaattgtgtaaTCCAGTTTAATGCAATTTataatgcacactcaaatcaggaaaaaaaattgtttcattgCCAAACCTATTGAAAAAGTGAACTCGCAAGGATTTCATCGTTCCCGCTCGAAAGCTACACAACGGACATGTTTTAACTAAATCATGTTGACCTACATGCTCGTTTTGAAAGTGTGCTCTCATTGCAATTTGTCTTTGGAATCCTCTATTGCATATTGGGCAGTGATAGGGTAAAGTTTTCGTGTGTGTTGTGAAGTGCTCAGCTAAATGGTCCTTGCggaaaaacctggaaaatggaAGAAGTGAAAAATAAATTGTCTTGAAATAATTAATTGATGTCTTATATCTAGATTAGGCCCTTAGTTTAATTTTCTGTTGAAGAAGTTGCGAGTAGAAAGTAAACTTGAATTTACAAGTATAAAATGGGGCTCTATTTAAGAGAAATCTGGAATCCACTATAACGCACATCATTCTTTGAAATGAAACGTCTTTTCCAAAACCAAAGATGTGGATTACGTAACGCACTATGTCATTTAAATTGTTAAAGGTTGAATTGAAATCTTAGCCACTAGACCTCACCTTTTTTGACATACTCGACATTCGTAAGGCTTAACTCCTGTATGTCTCATTTTGTGCCGTCGCATATTGGCACCATTCGAAAATttcatattacatacatcacatTCGAACAACTTTCGGGACTGTTGTTGTTTTTCGCTTTCCGACACGGTCGCCGAACCCAGCGAATTGTCCAATTCATTTTCTTCGGCATCCTGTTGTTTAATACTACTACTAGCATTTGCAGTGTTGTTGCATTGAACATAGTGCACCAAAAGCAATGGTTGCGACTGTGTTTCAAATTTATCACAGCGTTCGCAGCGGAATATAGGGGAACTTCCATCATTGGAATCATAGTTGGAGTTCGATGCCGaaactttttcattttcattatcgGGATCTTCATT of Hermetia illucens chromosome 4, iHerIll2.2.curated.20191125, whole genome shotgun sequence contains these proteins:
- the LOC119654647 gene encoding zinc finger protein ztf-16 → MADEADSGTSNTTAIYPPEPPTTNEDPDNENEKVSASNSNYDSNDGSSPIFRCERCDKFETQSQPLLLVHYVQCNNTANASSSIKQQDAEENELDNSLGSATVSESEKQQQSRKLFECDVCNMKFSNGANMRRHKMRHTGVKPYECRVCQKRFFRKDHLAEHFTTHTKTLPYHCPICNRGFQRQIAMRAHFQNEHVGQHDLVKTCPLCSFRAGTMKSLRVHFFNRHGIDLDNPGPGGPSSLLLALEPQNAAHYLPSLSTTVAPAPSYSDSGDSLRSADNATPPMHFLTPHVEISMAENADSFHGDTGTSKVPNSTLEVQPSNGPCGGSPSSPQSADSNSNIPSSSHTLASLVQSPRPNHSEGHITPSISLIPIKQEPTSEEYSENKNGIANSSDQISVNSGVTNSPESATPTSSLTSLIKVSPLKSLLREDLKRRICARASNRITRNGGNVNSNSATTSPEAASCNAATTSNGVITSTGQEGDLLALSRKKQLQCLFCGIEFPDQTLYFLHKGCHSESNPWKCNICGEQCNNVYEFNSHLLSKSHQ